The Streptomyces sp. JB150 genomic interval CACGTCGGCCTCCAGGCCCGCCTGATGAGCCAGGCCCTGCGGAAGATCACCAGCGCGCTCAACCAGTCCAAGACGACGGCGATCTTCATCAACCAGCTCCGCGAGAAGATCGGTGTGATGTTCGGCTCCCCGGAGACCACCACCGGTGGCCGGGCGCTGAAGTTCTACGCCTCGGTGCGCATCGACATCCGCCGCATCGAGACCCTGAAGGACGGTACGGAGGCGGTCGGCAACCGCACCCGCTGCAAGGTCGTCAAGAACAAGGTCGCGCCGCCCTTCAAGCAGGCCGAGTTCGACATCCTCTACGGCCAGGGCATCAGCCGCGAGGGCGGCCTGATCGACATGGGCGTGGAGCACGGCTTCGTCCGCAAGGCCGGCGCCTGGTACACGTACGAGGGCGACCAGCTCGGCCAGGGCAAGGAGAATGCGCGCAACTTCCTCAAGGACAACCCCGACCTGGCCAACGAGATCGAGAAGAAGATCAAGGAGAAGCTGGGCGTCGGCGTGCGGCCCGAGGAGCCGGCCGCCGAGCCGGGCGCGGACGCCGCGGTCACCACCGCCCCCGCGGACGACGCCGCCAAGTCGGTGCCTGCCCCGGCGGCGGCGAAGACGGCCAAGACCAAGGCCGCGGCCGCCAAGAGCTGAGCCCGTGACACGGCGAACCGACTGGTCCGAGTACGAGTACGCCCACCCCGGCCCCGCGTGGGAGCCGGGGAGCGAGGACGACGGGCGCGCCGCCGGACAGGGCACCGGCCGGCCGGACGGCGACCCGCACCACCCGCACGACCCGTACGACCCGTCCCCCGGTGCGGGGACGAACGGAGGCTCCCCGCGCGGCGCGGGCGGCTCACGCGGACGGCGTGGACGTCGGCGCGGCTTCGGGGATCCGCCCGCCGAGGACGGGGGCTCCTCTCTCTCGTCGAGGGCCGAGAAGGGGGAGTCCTCAGGGGACCCGGTCGAGCGGGCGCGGGCGATCTGCCTGCGCCTGCTCACCGGGACCCCGCGCACCCGCAAGCAGCTCGCGGACGCCCTGCGCAAGCGGGAGATCCCGGACGACGTCGCCGAGGAGGTGTTGTCACGCTTCGAAGAGGTGGGACTGATCGACGACAGCGCCTTCGCGGACGCCTGGGTGGAGTCCCGCCACCACGGCCGGGGCCTGGCCCGGCGGGCGCTCGCCCGGGAGCTGCGCACCAAGGGCGTCGACTCCACGCTGATCGACGCGGCGGTCGGCCGGCTCGACTCCGAACAGGAGGAGGCGACCGCGCGTGAGCTGGTCGCCCGCAAGCTGCGCGCCACCCGCGGCCTCGACCGGGACAAACGGCTCCGCCGCCTCGCGGGGATGCTCGCCCGCAAGGGCTACTCCGAGGGCCTGGCCCTGCGGATCGTCCGGCAGGCGCTGGAGGAGGAGGGGGAGGACACGGAGTTCCTGGAGGACGAGGGACTCTGACGCGGCTGTCGGCTCCGACGCGGCTGACGCTCCGCCACGGGCCCTGCACACGGTGGACGCGCGGGGGCGCCCATCGCGTACAGGGCCGAACGACCCGCCACACCCCCCGAGGGGGGCGCCCCGCGCCGGCCCTAGGGTCTGTCGCGAAAGTGGATCTTGGCCGTGAATGATCACGCTCTGTGGGGACGTGGTGATCTGA includes:
- the recA gene encoding recombinase RecA; amino-acid sequence: MAGTDREKALDAALAQIERQFGKGAVMRMGERSKEPIEVIPTGSTALDVALGVGGLPRGRVVEIYGPESSGKTTLTLHAVANAQKAGGQVAFVDAEHALDPEYARKLGVDIDNLILSQPDNGEQALEIVDMLVRSGALDLIVIDSVAALVPRAEIEGEMGDSHVGLQARLMSQALRKITSALNQSKTTAIFINQLREKIGVMFGSPETTTGGRALKFYASVRIDIRRIETLKDGTEAVGNRTRCKVVKNKVAPPFKQAEFDILYGQGISREGGLIDMGVEHGFVRKAGAWYTYEGDQLGQGKENARNFLKDNPDLANEIEKKIKEKLGVGVRPEEPAAEPGADAAVTTAPADDAAKSVPAPAAAKTAKTKAAAAKS
- the recX gene encoding recombination regulator RecX, whose protein sequence is MTRRTDWSEYEYAHPGPAWEPGSEDDGRAAGQGTGRPDGDPHHPHDPYDPSPGAGTNGGSPRGAGGSRGRRGRRRGFGDPPAEDGGSSLSSRAEKGESSGDPVERARAICLRLLTGTPRTRKQLADALRKREIPDDVAEEVLSRFEEVGLIDDSAFADAWVESRHHGRGLARRALARELRTKGVDSTLIDAAVGRLDSEQEEATARELVARKLRATRGLDRDKRLRRLAGMLARKGYSEGLALRIVRQALEEEGEDTEFLEDEGL